A window of Castanea sativa cultivar Marrone di Chiusa Pesio chromosome 1, ASM4071231v1 contains these coding sequences:
- the LOC142621229 gene encoding uncharacterized protein LOC142621229: MAKRSDFAQKLLDDLRLRKEHVAASKSSNRSNSMAIDAYAYSKQTHKGSRNIKSHEPIGSRTTNVQNRSNKSSRPSIIQEASGQVVPYGGGRNSEQIGSLSMALAFAIENGGKLIRTDSSGNNSMLGFLHQIGRTSKDFGKMERGRADRQRSSSNPFPALSHLHINEISKGAQKLNQILRACSNGLNFDGYSIEIGKELLKGAMDLEESLRMLVNLQEASDYMVSPQRKNRIVLLEDDEDNEENTVPMPEQKQLALPRFSFDKPSRRSHNIQEVERNDLKQRLTALTYRAEATNYNHENQALISSKSVSHKQSASYGPNIKTPAAFSEQKNHSSSSQSKPEKGRISNVIAKLMGLDDVPQKVDTKSTRQKDSTPRQKIEGMPSQHMAQGSTKNAVLKTKETMNYERPKKEKVIEAKRNHVIQDAAFAPQAGKSPHTRSASLEAVINNGKPPQKDLEKINLRTSSEKATTKIEKQQSNIAQLYQNTGSQKYIQDKERKHDDTKHREQSSTGMGNTMELISREEPHQMDAKANKRSEARVILQGKTGYKDSTLQTEKRYANMLLPNNQEKSQNLGLQQPYILQKPEQQEQKNQGKEWEQQSAKQKLQMSKQRGSEMTFKSSSKPLHETINMQKKHPRMNQAAQSKKSSSEATDATQLEGFPNGRNHEDLFMGKNSTDLTFHVKALVNRSSDQNCSPRAPESEPGREKARIPSIMEEKAVHLPAMHKTKNTRARKSETPRKIDEVATRRHGTLQNFARPLKHQSSNLQDVKPKRNDKFSGYKGAEQVRGNKSKEAVSHIVKSNKSVSSIHPLNVAQLTKEEEQASPLYSPPGDRFQSLKEPIVPPPDGSQNMVSTISNDQQHQAPIFDGDVLKASKFTSNVLTGTTDDSTDISYPSHLEHQKIPKLGMQEPLTESENCLKQILITSELFLNTAEALFKLNIPFNILHASSYNCQDEESKLILDCGYEVMKRKGRRQEFIIHPCMKISIHSTKVTSLDKLVKQLNKDFETLKLYGRNGNPKCDVEDYLPKMLEIDVYHSVPDVNCMWDLGWNDMMFALLEKDDVIRDVERHMLNGLVDEITRDLLQV; this comes from the exons ATGGCGAAGAGATCGGATTTTGCGCAGAAGCTGTTGGATGATCTCCGGTTACGCAAGGAACACGTAGCTGCGTCTAAAAGCTCAAACCGTTCAAACTCAATGGCTATAG ATGCTTATGCTTACTCAAAGCAAACTCATAAGGGATCCAGGAACATAAAATCCCATGAACCT ATTGGTTCCAGAACTACAAATGTACAGAATAGGTCTAATAAAAGCAGTAGACCATCCATCATTCAAGAAGCTTCAGGACAGGTTGTTCCTTATGGAGGTGGTCGGAACTCAGAACAAATAGGAAGTCTATCCATGGCTCTGGCTTTTGCCATCGAAAATGGAGGAAAGCTAATAAGAACAGATTCCTCTGGCAATAATTCAATGTTGGGTTTCCTCCACCAAATTGGCAGGACATCCAAGGACTTTGGCAAGATGGAGAGAGGCAGAGCAGATAGGCAGAGGTCTTCAAGTAATCCCTTCCCCGCTCTCtctcacctccacattaatgaaATATCAAAAGGGGCACAGAAGCTAAACCAGATTCTGAGAGCATGCTCTAATGGCCTTAACTTTGATGGATACTCGATAGAAATTGGGAAGGAACTGTTAAAAGGGGCCATGGATTTGGAAGAGTCTCTGCGGATGCTTGTAAACTTGCAAGAGGCATCAGACTACATGGTCAGCCCACAGAGGAAAAATCGGATTGTATTACTAGAGGATGATGAAGACAACGAAGAGAATACAGTCCCAATGCCCGAGCAGAAGCAACTTGCCTTACCAAGGTTTTCCTTTGACAAGCCCTCAAGACGTTCTCATAATATCCAAGAAGTTGAAAGGAATGATCTCAAGCAAAGGCTGACAGCTCTGACTTACCGTGCAGAAGCTACAAACTACAACCATGAAAACCAAGCACTAATTAGTTCAAAATCAGTTTCCCACAAGCAATCAGCTAGCTATGGCCCCAATATCAAGACTCCTGCTGCATTCTCAGAACAGAAGAATCACTCTAGTTCATCTCAATCCAAACCAGAAAAGGGGAGGATTTCAAATGTTATTGCAAAACTAATGGGACTGGATGACGTCCCACAAAAAGTAGATACAAAATCCACCAGACAGAAAGATTCAACTCCCAGGCAGAAAATAGAAGGGATGCCCTCACAGCATATGGCACAGGGAAGCACCAAGAATGCTGTACTGAAGACTAAAGAAACCATGAATTATGAAcgccccaaaaaggaaaaagtgatAGAAGCTAAAAGGAATCATGTCATTCAGGATGCTGCATTTGCACCGCAAGCAGGGAAAAGCCCACATACACGCAGTGCCAGTTTGGAGGCAGTTATTAATAATGGAAAACCACCTCAAAAggatttggaaaaaattaatttaaggaCAAGCTCAGAGAAGGCCACCACCAAAATTGAAAAGCAGCAAAGCAATATAGCCCAGTTATATCAGAATACTGGTAGTCAAAAGTATATTCAggacaaagaaagaaaacatgatgatACAAAGCACAGGGAACAGAGCAGCACAGGAATGGGCAACACCATGGAATTAATTTCAAGGGAAGAACCACACCAGATGGATGCAAAGGCAAATAAAAGATCTGAAGCTAGAGTGATTCTACAAGGAAAAACAGGGTACAAAGACAGCACTCTTCAAACAGAAAAGAGATATGCAAACATGCTTCTGCCAAACAATCAAGAAAAGTCTCAGAACCTTGGATTACAACAACCATATATTCTCCAGAAACCTGAGCAACAGGAACAGAAGAATCAGGGAAAAGAGTGGGAGCAGCAGAGTGCAAAACAGAAGTTGCAGATGAGTAAACAAAGAGGAAGTGAAATGACATTTAAGAGTTCATCAAAACCCCTGCATGAAACGATAAATATGCAAAAGAAGCATCCGCGTATGAACCAAGCTGCACAAAGTAAGAAAAGTTCTTCAGAAGCTACTGATGCAACACAATTGGAAGGATTTCCAAACGGAAGAAACCATGAAGATTTATTCATGGGTAAAAATTCCACTGATTTAACCTTCCACGTGAAAGCTTTAGTGAATAGGAGCTCAGATCAAAATTGTTCTCCGCGAGCCCCAGAATCTGAACCAGGAAGAGAAAAAGCTCGTATTCCATCCATTATGGAGGAGAAAGCTGTTCATCTACCAGCCATGCATAAGACAAAAAATACAAGAGCACGTAAAAGTGAGACCCCTCGAAAGATTGATGAAGTAGCAACCAGAAGACATGGAACACTGCAGAACTTTGCAAGGCCATTAAAACATCAGAGCTCCAATTTGCAGGATGTGAAACCAAAAAGGAATGACAAATTCAGTGGTTACAAAGGAGCAGAACAAGTAAGAGGCAACAAGTCTAAAGAAGCAGTATCACACATCGTCAAATCCAACAAATCAGTGTCAAGTATCCATCCATTGAATGTAGCACAactaacaaaagaagaagaacaggCTTCTCCTTTGTACAGTCCTCCAGGTGACAGATTCCAAAGCCTAAAAGAACCAATTGTGCCTCCACCTGACGGC AGTCAAAACATGGTCTCAACAATTAGTAATGATCAGCAACATCAAGCACCTATTTTTGACGGTGATGTACTCAAGGCTAGCAAATTTACATCAAATGTACTTACCG GAACCACTGACGACAGCACAGACATCTCTTACCCCTCACACCTGGAACACcagaaaattcccaaattaGGAATGCAAGAGCCATTAACTGAAAGTGAAAACTGCCTAAAGCAGATACTGATAACAAGTGAACTATTCCTCAACACTGCAGAGGCCCTTTTCAAACTAAATATTCCTTTCAACATTCTTCATGCCAGCAGTTACAATTGTCAAGATGAAGAAAGCAAGCTCATATTAGACTGCGGTTACGAAGTGATGAAACGGAAAGGTAGAAGGCAAGAGTTCATCATTCATCCTTGCATGAAGATATCAATCCATTCCACAAAGGTAACATCATTGGACAAATTGGTTAAGCAGTTGAATAAAGACTTTGAGACATTGAAATTGTACGGAAGGAATGGGAATCCTAAATGTGATGTTGAAGACTACCTGCCTAAAATGCTAGAGATTGATGTCTACCATAGTGTTCCTGACGTGAATTGTATGTGGGACTTGGGTTGGAACGACATGATGTTTGCATTGCTTGAAAAAGACGATGTCATAAGGGATGTGGAAAGGCACATGCTTAATGGACTCGTTGACGAGATCACCAGGGATCTTTTACAAGTTtga
- the LOC142621512 gene encoding uncharacterized protein LOC142621512, whose amino-acid sequence MIEYTVKIEANAQPNNINVGNGMQLDKWVLCKVYEKVTSKKDEDDNNTQNTQSDQRNPSTSPSVSNHDSSPRIIPNSLDVHGNQLEATTSTTLNHTHVYHMPPQIRHFYPSLESTYNFYNQSYHNMINSTPRVVPNSLDVHGNHLEATTSTTLNHTHAYHEPLLVSTCNFSNQSNYNMIDSSPRVAPNSLDVHENHLGATTSTTLNHAHVYYEPLQTQHFNSSWGSTNNFPNQYPVNYNMEMTTLNHTAMSSSSEQPTHVREDDPLLEAHGINTFGSKQEQQDDLSKMTSMATNSHELPTHARKYEPPLPEVHEDDTFGSKQKQQVYLSETGDITNDWVLSDSHFDISNLDSSDWLLSDSDFDMIDLDFSDILDDDNHKPNT is encoded by the exons ATGATTGAATATACAGTTAAAATTGAAGCAAATGCTCAGCCAAACAATATAAATGTTGGAAATGGCATGCAG TTGGACAAGTGGGTTCTATGTAAGGTTTATGAAAAGGTTACAAGCAAGAAGGATGAGGATGACAACAATACACAGAACACACAATCTGATCAAAGAAACCCATCGACATCTCCTTCGGTAAGCAATCATGATTCTTCACCTAGAATTATACCCAATTCGTTAGATGTGCATGGAAATCAGCTTGAAGCTACAACCTCAACAACATTGAACCATACACATGTTTATCATATGCCTCCCCAGATTCGACATTTTTACCCTTCTTTGGAATCCACGTACAATTTCTACAATCAATCTTATCACAACATGATTAATTCTACGCCCAGAGTTGTACCCAATTCATTAGATGTGCATGGAAATCATCTTGAAGCTACTACCTCAACAACATTGAACCATACACATGCTTATCATGAGCCTCTTTTGGTATCCACATGCAATTTCTCCAATCAATCTAATTACAACATGATTGATTCGTCACCCAGAGTTGCACCCAATTCATTAGATGTGCATGAAAATCATCTGGGAGCTACTACCTCAACAACATTGAATCATGCACATGTTTATTATGAGCCTCTCCAAACTCAACATTTTAACTCTTCATGGGGATCCACCAATAATTTCCCCAATCAATATCCAGTTAATTACAACATGGAAATGACAACTCTGAATCATACTGCAATGTCTAGTTCTTCTGAACAGCCTACTCATGTTAGGGAGGATGACCCACTGCTTGAAGCGCATGGAATTAACACTTTTGGAAGTAAGCAAGAGCAACAAGATGATTTGTCTAAGATGACTTCAATGGCCACCAATTCTCATGAGCTGCCTACTCATGCTAGGAAGTATGAGCCGCCGCTACCTGAGGTGCATGAAGATGATACTTTTGGTAGTAAGCAAAAGCAACAAGTTTATTTGTCTGAGACAGGTGACATAACCAACGATTGGGTTCTTTCCGATTCCCATTTTGACATAAGTAATCTTGACTCCAGTGATTGGCTCCTTTCCGATTCCGATTTTGATATGATTGATCTTGACTTCAGTGACATATTAGATGACGATAATCACAAGCCAAACACCTAA